The uncultured Desulfobulbus sp. genome window below encodes:
- a CDS encoding AAA family ATPase — MKLKRLDLKAFGPFTDRILEFNSNGPGLHVIFGPNEAGKSSSLRGLKALLYGFHAQTPDNFLHSYEQLLVGGLLENSNGQELIFQRRKKRINDLIDENGAPLETNILAAFLHGVEAEIFESLYGIDHDRLVQGGREILAQQGEVGKSLFAAGTGISSLREVIEELEQESAQLFKARGSNPEINQAIKRYKELQKEIKQAILAPKEWKELKKSLEEAESERSFLEQERSTKNRELRSLERLKQAIPELASLKVWRDRMAELGDVVLLPPDIQEKQKQVEQATYNAESQLMQSRERLKLTQGKLEAISINTALLEQSDLVDDFFQRLGEYRKGQKDSPQLNGMRINLRRQAASLLKQVRQDMDLKDVEILGPVLSKKKTIQSLSAQFEAISQNVTQSKKRNRAAYSDLEEVNKELSATSAIQETDELTLAVKLTHKVGDIDAKLSQDAGDIEQGRQDCRSTLKRLGLWSGALSELLELSLPLVQTIQQFEKKFREIEEKNRVLTKERKNAASLLNSAETELKKIQYIGEVPSEHDLRNTREKRNTGWQLLRKQWLGNEDITDESTVFDPERSLHDAYEGLVTQADTIADRLRTEADRVANTANFKAQIEQQQRVLAECATIENNLIQREKTLVQEWSNTWKPLGISPLSPNEMGGWLTSIEQLRYRIESLAIKEKEASSDRKQQAELKENLTNILTKMGFTELPLSEKLGPILIFAETIIEKNSERQNKQSLLLERQKKAQKSVTETTKEYKEAQDAFVTWKEQWANALSGLGLKGEITSPEALDYIETLQDCLNKEKEAGDLKKRIDGIERDADRLEAEVNTILQSSAPSLRALPLDQAILHLRVLLKQAQNDKSLFEQLTVETESLQAEISIAEKNLQDANKQMEELLDSAHCKIPEELGLVISTFLEYQKLREKISSSEEILARIGEGTKIDALAAQAALLDPDELPSKIESVQQDIEERIHPAITEISQKIGEIKNKLAAMDGSSKAADASDKMEQELAKIRRLVERYTRVKLASKVLQQEIEHYREQHQDPVLKLASKYFAELTLNSFSGLRADVSDKGEPVLEGIRPDGKWTNVSGMSDGTRDQLYLSLRLATLEWRMETSEPMPFIVDDILINFDDDRSRATLKALAHFSKKNQVILFTHHRQLVDDAERVGKTEEVVVHML, encoded by the coding sequence ATGAAGCTCAAGCGTCTTGACCTCAAAGCTTTTGGTCCATTTACCGACCGTATCCTTGAATTCAATTCAAACGGTCCGGGACTCCACGTGATCTTTGGCCCCAATGAAGCTGGGAAGAGCAGTTCGCTTCGTGGACTTAAAGCGCTGCTCTACGGTTTTCATGCCCAAACACCAGATAACTTCCTCCACAGTTATGAGCAACTTTTGGTTGGAGGACTTCTGGAAAACAGCAATGGACAAGAGCTTATATTTCAACGCCGTAAAAAGCGAATAAACGATCTCATTGATGAAAATGGTGCCCCATTAGAGACCAACATCCTGGCAGCTTTTCTCCATGGTGTTGAAGCTGAAATTTTCGAATCTCTGTATGGAATCGACCATGATCGTCTTGTTCAAGGCGGTAGAGAAATACTCGCTCAACAAGGAGAGGTTGGGAAGAGTCTCTTTGCTGCGGGAACCGGCATTTCCTCTCTGCGAGAAGTGATTGAGGAATTGGAGCAAGAATCGGCTCAACTCTTTAAAGCAAGAGGATCAAATCCGGAAATAAACCAGGCAATAAAGCGATATAAAGAGCTTCAAAAGGAAATCAAACAGGCAATCTTGGCCCCCAAGGAGTGGAAAGAGCTGAAAAAAAGTCTTGAAGAAGCTGAATCTGAGCGATCCTTTCTGGAGCAGGAGCGAAGCACTAAAAACAGGGAACTGCGCAGCCTGGAACGTTTAAAACAAGCAATACCTGAGCTCGCCTCTCTCAAGGTATGGCGCGATAGAATGGCAGAACTTGGTGATGTTGTTCTCCTCCCACCCGATATTCAAGAAAAGCAGAAACAGGTAGAACAAGCCACGTACAACGCTGAATCTCAACTCATGCAAAGTAGAGAACGACTCAAGCTGACACAAGGGAAGCTAGAGGCAATCTCTATAAACACAGCTCTTCTTGAACAAAGCGATCTGGTTGACGATTTTTTTCAACGCCTAGGTGAATATCGAAAAGGGCAGAAAGACAGCCCTCAACTCAATGGTATGCGGATCAATTTGCGTCGGCAAGCAGCGTCGCTTCTCAAGCAAGTTCGACAGGATATGGACCTGAAAGACGTTGAGATCTTAGGACCTGTACTGTCGAAAAAGAAAACTATCCAGAGCTTGAGCGCGCAATTCGAAGCAATTTCTCAAAACGTTACCCAGAGCAAAAAGAGAAACCGAGCAGCATACAGCGATCTGGAAGAGGTGAACAAAGAATTATCTGCAACCTCGGCCATTCAGGAAACAGATGAACTGACCTTAGCCGTAAAACTTACCCATAAAGTTGGGGATATTGATGCAAAACTAAGCCAGGATGCTGGCGATATAGAACAAGGTCGTCAAGATTGCCGATCAACTCTCAAACGTCTAGGTCTCTGGTCGGGAGCATTATCTGAACTGCTAGAGCTCTCACTTCCTCTTGTCCAAACGATTCAGCAATTTGAAAAAAAATTTCGAGAAATTGAAGAGAAAAATCGTGTTTTGACAAAGGAACGTAAGAATGCCGCTTCACTCCTCAACAGTGCAGAGACAGAATTAAAAAAAATACAATACATTGGTGAAGTCCCTTCTGAACATGACTTAAGAAACACTCGGGAAAAACGAAATACAGGTTGGCAGCTCTTGCGTAAACAGTGGCTTGGCAATGAAGACATAACCGATGAAAGCACTGTTTTTGATCCCGAAAGAAGCCTCCATGATGCGTATGAGGGGCTCGTCACGCAAGCGGATACCATTGCCGACAGACTTCGTACTGAAGCCGATCGTGTAGCCAATACCGCCAACTTCAAAGCACAGATTGAGCAGCAACAGAGGGTGCTGGCAGAATGCGCAACAATTGAAAACAACCTTATCCAGCGTGAAAAAACTCTCGTACAAGAGTGGAGCAATACCTGGAAACCTCTTGGCATATCTCCCCTTTCACCCAATGAAATGGGAGGCTGGCTCACTTCCATAGAGCAACTGCGCTATCGAATCGAAAGCCTCGCAATCAAAGAAAAAGAAGCGAGCAGCGACAGGAAGCAGCAAGCTGAGTTGAAAGAAAATCTGACAAATATTCTTACAAAGATGGGCTTTACGGAACTGCCATTGTCTGAAAAACTTGGTCCCATTCTCATCTTTGCTGAGACAATCATTGAGAAAAACAGCGAACGTCAAAATAAACAAAGTCTCTTGTTGGAGCGTCAGAAAAAGGCACAAAAAAGCGTCACTGAGACAACAAAAGAGTACAAAGAGGCGCAAGATGCGTTTGTAACCTGGAAAGAGCAATGGGCAAATGCACTCTCAGGCCTAGGCCTGAAGGGAGAGATCACCTCTCCTGAGGCTCTGGATTATATTGAAACCCTACAGGATTGTCTGAACAAAGAAAAAGAAGCAGGTGATCTGAAAAAACGCATTGATGGTATAGAGAGAGATGCCGATCGTCTCGAAGCAGAAGTCAACACAATCCTCCAAAGTTCAGCCCCCTCACTGCGTGCTCTTCCTTTGGATCAAGCCATTCTTCATCTTCGGGTATTGCTTAAGCAGGCACAGAATGACAAGTCGTTATTCGAACAATTAACCGTTGAGACCGAGTCCCTCCAAGCAGAAATTTCCATCGCTGAAAAGAATCTCCAGGATGCGAACAAACAGATGGAAGAGTTACTCGATAGTGCTCATTGCAAAATACCCGAAGAGCTGGGGTTGGTTATCAGTACGTTCCTTGAATATCAAAAATTACGGGAAAAAATCTCTTCCAGCGAAGAAATATTAGCACGGATAGGAGAAGGGACAAAAATTGATGCGCTCGCCGCACAAGCTGCGCTACTCGACCCGGATGAGTTACCAAGCAAAATTGAATCGGTACAGCAAGATATCGAGGAAAGAATACACCCTGCCATTACTGAAATTTCTCAAAAAATAGGAGAAATAAAAAACAAACTTGCGGCCATGGACGGGAGCTCAAAAGCAGCAGATGCATCAGATAAAATGGAACAAGAGCTTGCAAAGATCAGGAGACTTGTTGAACGGTACACACGGGTTAAGCTTGCTTCCAAAGTTTTGCAGCAAGAGATAGAGCATTACCGAGAGCAACATCAAGACCCGGTGCTAAAATTAGCATCAAAATATTTTGCAGAACTCACCTTGAACTCCTTTTCAGGTCTACGAGCTGATGTCAGCGATAAAGGTGAACCTGTTCTTGAAGGGATTCGCCCTGACGGAAAATGGACAAATGTAAGTGGGATGAGCGATGGGACCCGTGATCAGCTGTATCTTTCTCTGCGCCTGGCTACATTGGAATGGAGAATGGAAACCAGTGAACCCATGCCCTTTATCGTTGATGATATTTTGATAAATTTCGATGATGACAGATCACGTGCAACCCTCAAGGCCCTCGCTCACTTCAGTAAAAAAAACCAGGTGATTCTTTTCACGCACCATCGCCAGTTAGTTGACGATGCTGAAAGAGTAGGAAAAACGGAGGAAGTGGTCGTGCATATGCTGTAA
- a CDS encoding energy-coupling factor transporter ATPase, with product MHQMAVRPPVDDERTTLFSLRQLAYTYPDGTPGLHAIDLDIFPEDRLALVGQNGSGKSTLIRHLNGLFLAQSGRCSYQGEPITEAMVQGLRQKVGILFQDPDDHLFCNTLYDDVAFGPRNQGRSPEEVERLVHYWLGEVGLEAVMYKPAHHLSYGQKKRAALAAILAMEPEVLILDEPTANLDPRQEAVFRRLLKDFCGALIIIDHDLLFLYGLCNRAVVLARGEVHHDYSFQQLAAEPRALREHGLDFTFRFTCCGHHHDHEVGHHHHHHATHDHGHEGVHLAEETGEKQPLIELQHYNYRYPDGSPGVRDINLSLFSGETLALIGENGAGKSTLSHCLLGLHRPAAKEGFYLLEGKALDRQGYQQLWRRVGMVFQNAADQLFTPSCREEVAFGPKQLGLSKKEIERRVNKALELVGLGGYEERPPLHMSGGERKRLAIAAALSLEPEVLILDEPTASLDPRSEELLLQILADLPITKILVTHDLFFVHRLCSRTVVLHQGRIIRDYATREFLADEHLQAVNGLDYTYKNSCYQEIQALQGGLKPR from the coding sequence ATGCACCAGATGGCGGTTCGTCCTCCCGTTGACGATGAGCGCACCACCCTTTTTTCCCTGCGTCAACTGGCCTATACCTATCCTGATGGCACACCTGGATTGCACGCGATCGATCTGGATATTTTTCCAGAAGATCGCCTCGCCCTGGTGGGCCAGAACGGTTCGGGAAAATCCACCCTGATTCGTCACCTCAATGGGCTTTTTCTGGCACAGAGCGGGCGGTGCAGCTACCAGGGGGAGCCCATCACCGAAGCCATGGTGCAGGGATTGCGTCAGAAGGTCGGGATACTTTTTCAGGATCCCGATGATCACCTTTTTTGCAATACACTCTACGATGATGTGGCCTTTGGGCCACGTAATCAGGGGAGGAGCCCTGAGGAGGTCGAGCGGCTGGTCCACTACTGGCTGGGCGAGGTCGGGCTTGAAGCGGTGATGTACAAACCGGCGCATCATCTCAGCTATGGCCAGAAAAAACGGGCGGCCCTGGCCGCGATCTTGGCCATGGAACCGGAAGTGCTCATTCTCGATGAACCCACAGCCAATCTCGACCCCCGGCAGGAGGCGGTCTTTCGTCGGCTACTCAAGGATTTTTGCGGCGCGCTGATTATCATCGACCACGATCTGCTCTTCCTCTATGGCCTCTGCAATCGAGCGGTTGTTCTGGCTCGGGGAGAGGTCCATCATGATTACAGTTTTCAGCAGCTAGCCGCCGAACCTCGGGCATTGCGTGAGCATGGTCTGGATTTTACCTTTCGTTTCACCTGCTGCGGCCATCATCATGATCACGAAGTCGGGCATCATCACCATCATCATGCCACCCATGATCATGGGCATGAAGGAGTTCATCTTGCCGAGGAGACTGGGGAAAAACAGCCGCTGATTGAGTTGCAGCATTACAATTATCGGTATCCGGACGGATCTCCAGGGGTGCGTGATATCAATCTCAGTTTGTTTTCCGGAGAGACTCTGGCCTTAATCGGCGAAAATGGTGCCGGAAAATCAACTCTGTCCCATTGTCTGCTTGGTCTGCACCGACCTGCAGCCAAAGAGGGTTTTTACCTGCTTGAGGGAAAAGCGCTTGATCGGCAAGGATACCAGCAGCTCTGGCGGCGGGTGGGGATGGTCTTTCAGAACGCCGCTGATCAGTTGTTTACCCCGTCCTGCCGTGAGGAGGTGGCCTTTGGTCCAAAGCAACTCGGGCTGTCGAAAAAGGAGATAGAGCGCCGGGTGAACAAGGCGCTGGAACTGGTCGGCCTTGGTGGCTACGAAGAGCGACCGCCGCTGCACATGAGTGGAGGTGAGCGAAAGCGGCTGGCCATTGCTGCGGCGTTGAGCCTGGAACCAGAGGTGCTGATTTTGGATGAGCCCACGGCAAGCCTCGACCCGCGCAGTGAAGAACTGTTACTGCAGATTCTTGCCGATCTGCCTATCACCAAGATTCTGGTGACTCACGACCTCTTTTTTGTGCATCGGCTCTGCTCCCGGACGGTTGTCCTCCATCAGGGGCGTATCATTCGTGATTATGCCACCCGAGAGTTTCTTGCCGATGAGCACTTGCAGGCCGTTAACGGCCTGGATTACACCTACAAAAACAGTTGCTATCAGGAGATTCAGGCTTTGCAGGGGGGCTTAAAACCGAGGTGA
- the cbiQ gene encoding cobalt ECF transporter T component CbiQ codes for MNLDQAHVIVLNSVQTMSLFSCLFIPFFCALVAWLLKPEKSSVPGQETGPDWSSPVPDRGGQVNSLFHSWAPSVKIATLLITAFLIVSLHTLAWALIALFACGLCVELTGMSWTRPLRRLAALGGFLGMLVVIIPLTSPVQPGDTILLLPWLRQWPFNLAGVHLALTIVSKAMAVALLMEPMLATSSLSQTLQGFTELGLPASLNQMILLCHRYIFVFQEEMQRMQRSMRVRGFVPRTNIATLRTMGSGFGMLFIRSFERTERVYEAMLSRGYQGRFPADVHQKISHKDLVKGVLFIMIGAMLLAGDRFFPLILF; via the coding sequence GTGAATCTCGATCAGGCCCATGTCATCGTATTGAACAGCGTTCAGACAATGTCGCTGTTTTCCTGTCTCTTCATTCCCTTTTTTTGTGCCCTTGTTGCCTGGTTACTCAAACCGGAGAAAAGCAGCGTTCCTGGACAGGAGACCGGGCCGGACTGGTCCTCTCCTGTCCCCGATCGTGGGGGCCAGGTCAACTCGCTGTTTCACAGCTGGGCTCCTTCCGTTAAGATCGCAACTTTGCTGATTACAGCCTTCCTCATCGTCTCGCTGCATACTCTTGCCTGGGCCCTGATTGCCCTGTTTGCCTGTGGATTATGCGTTGAGTTGACGGGGATGTCCTGGACACGTCCCCTGCGTCGCCTGGCTGCCTTGGGCGGATTTTTAGGGATGCTGGTGGTCATTATTCCGCTGACCAGTCCTGTCCAGCCCGGGGATACCATCTTGCTCCTGCCCTGGTTGCGCCAGTGGCCCTTCAATCTTGCGGGTGTCCATCTTGCGCTGACCATCGTCTCTAAGGCCATGGCCGTGGCGCTGCTGATGGAGCCCATGCTCGCGACCTCATCTTTAAGCCAAACGCTGCAGGGATTTACTGAGCTTGGTCTACCAGCTTCTCTGAACCAGATGATCTTGCTCTGCCACCGCTATATCTTTGTCTTTCAGGAAGAGATGCAGCGCATGCAACGCTCCATGCGGGTACGTGGCTTTGTGCCCCGCACCAATATCGCGACCCTGCGCACCATGGGCAGTGGTTTTGGCATGTTGTTTATTCGCTCCTTTGAGCGAACCGAACGCGTCTACGAGGCCATGCTCAGCCGCGGCTATCAGGGGCGTTTTCCAGCTGATGTTCACCAGAAAATAAGCCACAAAGACTTGGTAAAAGGTGTGCTTTTTATTATGATCGGGGCCATGCTTCTTGCCGGGGATCGGTTTTTTCCTCTCATTCTTTTCTGA
- the cbiM gene encoding cobalt transporter CbiM, translated as MHIADGVLPTAVAAGSYVLTLAGVGLSLRTLAERDLPKIAVVSSSFFVASLIHLPLGPTSVHLLLPGLVGALLGPTAFLSIVVGLFLQSLLFQFGGLTALGANSLMMGLPALICGFLYRRLRGTSKISNGVVGGLVSGLGVVMAACLLALLLATGGESFLGVAKMALVAHIPVMVIEGLVGGFVISFLYQVKPELLGMTHVRKSA; from the coding sequence ATGCATATCGCCGATGGGGTACTGCCCACAGCCGTTGCCGCGGGGAGTTATGTCCTGACCCTGGCCGGGGTGGGCCTGAGCCTGCGCACACTTGCAGAGCGTGACCTGCCCAAGATAGCCGTGGTCAGTTCTTCGTTTTTTGTGGCCTCCCTGATTCATCTGCCTTTGGGCCCCACCAGCGTTCATCTGCTGCTGCCCGGGCTTGTGGGCGCCTTACTTGGGCCCACAGCCTTTCTCTCAATTGTGGTCGGCCTCTTTTTGCAGAGCTTGCTCTTTCAGTTTGGCGGCCTCACCGCACTGGGGGCCAACAGTCTGATGATGGGGCTCCCGGCACTGATCTGTGGCTTTTTGTATCGTCGCCTGCGTGGTACCAGCAAAATATCCAATGGTGTGGTCGGAGGCCTGGTCAGTGGACTGGGCGTCGTGATGGCCGCCTGTCTTCTGGCTCTCTTGCTGGCCACTGGAGGCGAATCCTTTCTTGGTGTGGCCAAGATGGCCCTTGTGGCCCATATTCCCGTTATGGTGATTGAGGGGCTTGTCGGTGGTTTTGTGATCTCCTTTCTCTATCAGGTGAAACCCGAGTTGCTCGGGATGACCCACGTCAGGAAGAGCGCGTGA
- a CDS encoding DUF4198 domain-containing protein — MVKTPKFALMTCGAALLATVSVASAHFGTVIPSDDIITQKDSKKIEIEVKFLHPMEGHYMEMAKPQRFGVLQNGAVKDLLPTLKPTKGTTPETAFTSWKAEYRIKRPGDYLFFVEPAPYWEPAEDSFIIHYTKVCVNALGLEEGWDSPLGLETEIIPKTRPYGLWTGNVFTAQVLVKGKPAADVEVEVEYLNESPGNPSLVHPPSDPFITQVVKTDANGFFTYAMPRAGWWGFAALSTADWTLKHDGQDKSVELGAVMWVHTTDME; from the coding sequence ATGGTAAAGACCCCAAAATTTGCACTGATGACCTGCGGTGCCGCGTTGCTTGCAACCGTCTCCGTTGCCAGCGCCCATTTCGGGACAGTGATTCCCTCGGATGATATTATCACCCAAAAAGATTCCAAAAAAATCGAAATCGAGGTGAAGTTTCTCCATCCCATGGAAGGGCATTACATGGAAATGGCCAAGCCTCAGCGCTTTGGTGTGCTGCAGAATGGAGCTGTCAAAGATTTACTGCCTACGCTTAAACCAACCAAAGGCACGACTCCCGAAACAGCCTTTACCTCCTGGAAGGCTGAATACCGCATAAAACGTCCCGGCGATTATCTCTTCTTTGTTGAGCCCGCCCCGTACTGGGAGCCGGCTGAGGATTCCTTCATCATCCATTACACCAAGGTTTGCGTGAACGCGCTCGGCTTGGAAGAAGGCTGGGATAGTCCGCTTGGTCTTGAAACAGAGATTATCCCCAAAACTCGCCCCTATGGTCTTTGGACGGGCAATGTTTTTACAGCTCAGGTTCTGGTGAAAGGCAAACCGGCCGCGGATGTCGAAGTTGAGGTGGAATATCTCAACGAATCTCCGGGTAACCCCAGCCTGGTCCATCCTCCCAGTGATCCTTTCATCACCCAGGTGGTCAAGACAGATGCAAACGGATTTTTTACCTATGCGATGCCCCGCGCGGGTTGGTGGGGATTTGCCGCCCTGTCCACCGCCGACTGGACCCTGAAGCATGATGGTCAGGATAAATCTGTTGAGTTAGGTGCGGTGATGTGGGTCCACACCACCGATATGGAGTAA
- a CDS encoding diacylglycerol kinase, with translation MIEQEKINGNGLGRIIRAAICSKSGIVAAFRNEAAFRQEVLLCAGLVPLALFLGDTGIERALLISSLFLIIILELVNTAIEVVVDRISAERHELSGLAKDLGSAAVFVALVLAVLVWGLVLLS, from the coding sequence ATGATCGAACAGGAAAAAATAAATGGAAATGGGTTGGGGCGGATTATTCGCGCCGCAATCTGCTCTAAATCAGGCATCGTTGCCGCCTTTCGCAATGAGGCCGCCTTTCGCCAAGAAGTTTTGCTCTGCGCAGGTTTAGTGCCGCTTGCCCTCTTTCTGGGCGACACCGGGATTGAGCGGGCGCTTTTGATCAGCAGCCTTTTTTTGATCATAATTCTGGAGCTGGTTAACACCGCTATTGAAGTCGTTGTCGATCGCATTAGTGCTGAGCGGCATGAGCTTTCCGGACTGGCCAAGGATTTAGGCTCGGCTGCGGTGTTTGTCGCACTGGTCCTCGCGGTGCTTGTCTGGGGATTGGTGCTTTTGAGCTGA
- a CDS encoding helix-turn-helix transcriptional regulator — MNRDTFSHLRAKLGKTQKALAELLGVSLKAVQSYEQGWRAIPIHVERQLYFLAVNQRGDKSSKRKDCWSFKKCERKKECPAWEFQAGHLCWFLSGTRCECTADKNWKEKMEICRKCDMLTSLL, encoded by the coding sequence ATGAATCGTGATACATTCTCACATTTACGGGCAAAACTGGGAAAAACGCAGAAAGCGCTGGCCGAACTTCTTGGCGTTTCCCTGAAAGCCGTTCAGAGTTACGAACAGGGATGGAGGGCTATCCCCATCCATGTTGAGCGACAGCTCTATTTTCTTGCGGTCAATCAACGTGGCGATAAAAGCAGCAAGCGTAAAGACTGCTGGAGCTTCAAGAAGTGCGAGCGCAAAAAAGAATGCCCTGCCTGGGAGTTCCAGGCCGGTCATCTCTGCTGGTTTCTCAGCGGCACCCGTTGTGAATGCACTGCAGACAAAAACTGGAAGGAAAAGATGGAAATATGTCGCAAATGCGACATGCTGACATCTTTGCTCTAG
- the mnmA gene encoding tRNA 2-thiouridine(34) synthase MnmA, whose protein sequence is MTALKIGVAMSGGVDSTMAASLLMEQGYEVHGFFMQLPLNRQESLEARVRQVAAQLALPLTVVDLRQQFLHEVIGYFTATYEAGLTPNPCIHCNRLIKFGLLAKAMMAAGMDQIATGHYARLVDYQGKRWIGRGQDPVKDQSYFLSRLSGQQLSPLVFPLGERSKEAIYHRAASLGFTFSGEESQDVCFLEKDLASFLADHGLGQQTGPVETLEGKTIGAHHGVWRYTIGQRRGLALPDATPWYVVGLNGSANKVIVGKNDQLFSQHCSLTSMVFPHEPFKLPWKGLVQLRSRHTPALATLSANGPDRWELRFELPQRAMTPGQFAVLYEEDRVIASGIIAGPHQEMKQ, encoded by the coding sequence ATGACTGCGCTGAAAATCGGTGTTGCCATGAGCGGCGGGGTGGATTCCACCATGGCCGCCTCACTGTTAATGGAGCAGGGGTATGAGGTGCATGGATTTTTCATGCAGCTTCCCCTTAACCGGCAAGAGTCGTTAGAAGCTCGTGTGCGCCAGGTGGCAGCACAGCTTGCGCTTCCACTCACGGTCGTTGACCTGCGTCAGCAGTTTCTGCATGAGGTTATCGGCTATTTTACAGCCACCTACGAAGCTGGCCTCACTCCTAACCCCTGTATCCACTGCAATCGTCTCATTAAATTTGGCCTTCTGGCCAAGGCCATGATGGCTGCCGGTATGGACCAAATCGCGACCGGTCATTACGCACGCCTGGTTGACTATCAGGGAAAACGCTGGATAGGCCGAGGGCAGGATCCTGTTAAAGACCAATCGTATTTTCTCTCCAGGCTCAGCGGCCAACAACTCTCACCCTTGGTCTTCCCGCTTGGAGAGAGGAGCAAAGAAGCCATCTACCACCGCGCAGCTAGCCTGGGATTCACCTTCAGTGGAGAAGAGAGTCAGGATGTCTGTTTTCTCGAAAAGGACCTGGCAAGCTTTCTCGCCGATCACGGGCTTGGTCAACAAACGGGTCCCGTAGAAACCCTGGAAGGCAAGACCATAGGTGCGCACCATGGGGTCTGGCGGTATACCATCGGCCAGCGTCGTGGACTGGCCCTGCCAGACGCCACCCCCTGGTACGTGGTTGGTCTGAACGGTTCGGCAAACAAGGTCATTGTCGGCAAAAACGACCAGCTTTTTTCCCAGCACTGCTCCCTGACCTCCATGGTTTTCCCCCATGAACCATTCAAACTGCCCTGGAAAGGACTGGTACAGCTGCGCTCCCGTCATACCCCCGCTCTGGCCACCCTCAGCGCAAACGGGCCGGATCGATGGGAACTTCGCTTTGAATTGCCGCAACGGGCCATGACCCCGGGCCAATTTGCCGTGCTGTACGAAGAAGACCGAGTGATTGCCAGTGGAATTATCGCAGGCCCCCATCAGGAGATGAAACAATGA
- the mtaB gene encoding tRNA (N(6)-L-threonylcarbamoyladenosine(37)-C(2))-methylthiotransferase MtaB, with amino-acid sequence MKRVAITTLGCKVNQFESAAFASAFEARGCQMVPFNAEADIYVINTCTVTGRAGQQSRQMIRRVLKQYPQARIFVTGCYAQMDPESVLNLSERPLAIVGNGNKHRLVDAALSKNPPDMVMLMGRIRENKEICDLPVTRVPGRTRAYIRIQDGCDNFCSYCIVPYTRGPSRSLSLQKVLEQTAVFADQGYKELVITGINVGKYGLDLQEGETIYTLLDRLCREFPQVRLRLSSIEPTEVNTTLLDLVTRHDNFMPHLHIPLQSGDDAVLARMNRRYDRTQFADVIHEVHAALPHASIGCDVLGGFPGETEEEAENTYQLLNSLPISYLHVFPYSKRPGTLAATMPGHLPGPMKDARVGRLRELDLQKRQAMYARGLGEIHQVLVERRNRKTGLLQGFSENYIPIQFSGSNSLIHSVVPVQLTQIDAEQPIGSLHKDFLEENHKSR; translated from the coding sequence ATGAAACGGGTTGCCATTACCACCTTGGGTTGCAAGGTCAACCAGTTTGAATCCGCAGCCTTTGCCAGCGCCTTTGAAGCTCGCGGCTGCCAGATGGTTCCCTTTAACGCCGAGGCCGATATCTATGTGATCAATACCTGCACCGTCACCGGACGGGCAGGGCAGCAATCTCGGCAGATGATTCGTCGGGTCCTGAAACAGTATCCCCAGGCACGAATTTTTGTTACCGGCTGTTATGCACAGATGGATCCGGAGAGTGTGCTCAACCTTTCAGAAAGACCGCTTGCCATTGTGGGCAACGGCAACAAACACCGGCTAGTGGATGCAGCACTTTCAAAGAACCCTCCGGATATGGTCATGCTCATGGGCCGGATCCGCGAAAACAAAGAAATCTGCGATCTCCCCGTCACCCGCGTTCCTGGTCGCACCCGGGCCTATATCCGTATTCAGGATGGCTGCGACAACTTTTGCTCCTACTGTATTGTCCCCTACACCCGGGGCCCAAGCCGCAGCCTCTCTCTGCAAAAGGTGCTTGAACAAACAGCAGTCTTTGCCGACCAGGGGTACAAAGAGCTGGTGATTACCGGAATCAATGTCGGTAAGTATGGGCTGGATCTGCAGGAAGGCGAGACCATCTACACCCTTCTGGATCGCCTGTGCCGGGAGTTTCCCCAGGTACGCCTGCGCCTGAGTTCCATCGAACCCACCGAGGTCAATACAACGCTGCTGGATCTGGTGACGCGTCATGACAACTTTATGCCGCATCTCCACATTCCTCTGCAAAGTGGCGATGATGCTGTGCTTGCGCGCATGAACCGCCGCTACGATCGCACCCAGTTTGCCGACGTCATTCACGAGGTGCACGCGGCCCTTCCTCACGCCTCCATCGGCTGTGACGTTTTGGGTGGTTTTCCGGGGGAAACAGAGGAAGAGGCAGAAAATACCTATCAGCTCCTTAACAGTCTGCCCATTTCCTATCTCCACGTCTTTCCTTATTCTAAACGACCGGGAACCCTGGCCGCCACCATGCCAGGCCACCTGCCCGGACCGATGAAAGATGCCAGGGTAGGGCGTCTGCGCGAACTCGACCTGCAAAAACGTCAGGCTATGTACGCCCGTGGTCTTGGGGAGATCCACCAGGTACTGGTCGAACGTCGCAACAGAAAAACAGGCCTGCTGCAGGGGTTCAGCGAAAACTATATTCCCATCCAGTTCAGCGGCAGCAACAGCCTGATCCACAGTGTCGTTCCGGTCCAGCTGACGCAGATCGATGCAGAACAGCCAATAGGGTCCTTACATAAGGACTTTCTTGAGGAAAATCACAAAAGCAGGTAG